In the genome of Halapricum salinum, one region contains:
- a CDS encoding helix-turn-helix domain-containing protein — MRRVTFAVTYPAERAHPIHRKILKGSVVTRMELLGWGPTASVTSLVWYDAARPVVEELLESVDIVETAHLVEGDGGTYAFTIQERFGLDAAVLELIGQARVAFLPPVVFEASGVARFEAVGEQAALSEFHDALVDELIVEIEHVRPFEQRPATAGLTDRQRAALEAAVDVGYYEIPRAGSVDDVAARLGCASSTAGELLRRAEQTLVTSAVETDGPQ, encoded by the coding sequence GTGCGCCGAGTCACGTTCGCGGTGACCTATCCGGCCGAGCGAGCCCATCCGATACATCGCAAAATTCTGAAGGGCTCAGTCGTAACGCGGATGGAGTTGCTGGGCTGGGGACCGACGGCGTCGGTGACGTCGCTGGTCTGGTACGACGCCGCGCGCCCGGTCGTCGAAGAGTTGCTCGAATCGGTCGACATCGTCGAGACGGCCCATCTCGTCGAGGGCGACGGCGGGACCTACGCGTTCACTATCCAGGAGCGGTTCGGGCTCGACGCCGCAGTGCTGGAACTGATCGGGCAGGCGCGGGTGGCCTTTCTGCCACCTGTGGTCTTCGAGGCCAGCGGTGTGGCCCGCTTCGAGGCCGTCGGCGAACAGGCTGCCTTGAGCGAGTTCCACGACGCTCTCGTCGACGAACTCATCGTCGAGATCGAGCACGTCCGTCCCTTCGAGCAGCGGCCCGCCACTGCTGGGCTGACCGACCGCCAGCGAGCCGCGCTGGAGGCCGCGGTCGACGTCGGCTACTACGAAATTCCTCGGGCCGGGAGCGTCGACGACGTGGCCGCCCGCCTGGGGTGTGCGAGCAGTACAGCCGGGGAACTGCTCCGGCGGGCCGAGCAGACGCTGGTTACCAGCGCCGTCGAGACGGATGGGCCACAGTGA
- a CDS encoding alpha/beta fold hydrolase → MAVETTRQKSSDERAATRTVQTPEGRTVAYATFGSASGAPLLAFHGTPGSRLFGRLLDTQAREQDVRVVAIDRPGFGRTESVPGFGPADVPDLVDPVLDSLGCSRVGVLGFSGGAPYALALAAARPDTVRSVDVVSGAVAPSLVEEPPRQMRLLSGMARRTPRVLGWLLRGQSWLARRRPAIIASQYTDPEDVRESVVETVAAEFREAMAETRAGTIRELQAVGTTWPVDLETVEPSVRLWHGDRDENVPIEGARRLETRLPNATLLTVEGADHLQTLLECREEVLEGDGDQRESSSESTSYASSSTSTVSSS, encoded by the coding sequence ATGGCAGTCGAGACGACCCGTCAGAAGAGTAGCGACGAGCGCGCGGCGACGCGGACAGTACAGACGCCGGAGGGGCGAACGGTCGCGTACGCGACGTTCGGATCGGCGTCGGGAGCGCCGTTGCTCGCGTTCCACGGAACGCCTGGGTCGCGGCTGTTCGGTCGCCTGCTCGACACGCAGGCTCGCGAGCAGGATGTTCGTGTGGTGGCGATCGACCGCCCAGGCTTCGGCCGGACGGAATCCGTTCCCGGGTTCGGGCCTGCCGACGTTCCCGACCTCGTCGATCCGGTTCTCGATTCACTCGGGTGCTCGCGGGTCGGCGTGCTCGGTTTCTCCGGCGGCGCGCCGTACGCGCTGGCGCTGGCTGCGGCGCGGCCCGACACGGTGCGGTCAGTAGACGTCGTCTCGGGGGCGGTCGCGCCGTCGCTCGTCGAGGAGCCGCCACGGCAGATGCGACTGCTCTCGGGGATGGCTCGGCGAACGCCGCGGGTGCTCGGCTGGCTGCTCCGGGGCCAGTCCTGGCTCGCTCGCCGCCGACCTGCGATCATTGCCAGCCAGTACACTGATCCCGAAGACGTCCGGGAGAGCGTCGTCGAAACCGTCGCTGCGGAGTTTCGTGAGGCGATGGCCGAGACGCGAGCGGGGACGATCCGTGAACTCCAGGCGGTCGGGACGACGTGGCCCGTCGATCTGGAGACGGTCGAGCCGTCGGTGCGGCTGTGGCACGGCGACCGCGACGAGAACGTCCCGATAGAGGGCGCCCGGCGACTCGAAACGCGCCTGCCGAACGCGACGCTGCTGACAGTCGAGGGGGCCGACCATCTACAGACGTTGCTGGAGTGTCGCGAAGAAGTTCTCGAAGGGGACGGCGATCAGCGCGAGTCGTCGTCGGAGTCGACGTCGTACGCGTCGTCGTCGACGTCGACCGTATCGTCGTCGTAG
- a CDS encoding FxsA family protein encodes MLRLIAVLLLIPLLDMLLLLGVASIIGGLETVLIVVLTGLIGMLLVRAEGRHTIRKIQRKLAQGEPPTDELIDGALLIAAGAFLLTPGIVTDVLGFLLVVPFTRYPIRLAIKKWVVTPYVDAKTGGFATGKVYTGGFPGNVDVNVEGQVFTGQNQPGQHQAGQQDQKPYDDDTVDVDDDAYDVDSDDDSR; translated from the coding sequence ATGCTCCGGCTGATCGCGGTCCTGCTGCTCATCCCGCTGCTGGACATGCTGCTGTTGCTGGGGGTGGCGAGTATCATCGGCGGACTGGAGACGGTACTCATCGTCGTCCTCACGGGATTGATCGGGATGCTCCTCGTTCGAGCCGAAGGGCGACACACGATCCGGAAGATCCAGCGCAAACTCGCCCAGGGGGAGCCGCCGACCGACGAGCTGATCGACGGCGCGCTCCTGATTGCGGCGGGCGCGTTCCTCCTGACCCCGGGGATCGTGACGGACGTCCTCGGGTTCCTGCTCGTGGTCCCGTTCACGCGGTATCCGATTCGCCTCGCGATCAAGAAATGGGTCGTCACGCCCTACGTCGACGCCAAGACCGGCGGCTTCGCCACTGGTAAGGTCTACACCGGCGGTTTCCCCGGTAACGTCGACGTCAACGTCGAAGGTCAGGTGTTCACCGGGCAGAACCAGCCCGGCCAGCATCAGGCCGGACAGCAGGATCAAAAGCCCTACGACGACGATACGGTCGACGTCGACGACGACGCGTACGACGTCGACTCCGACGACGACTCGCGCTGA
- a CDS encoding DUF255 domain-containing protein: protein MDEDTKVEWREWGPDAFAAAERAGKPILLSLAVPWSPECAEMDRTTYSEPRIAANINDGFVPVRVNADRNPRVRDRYTMGGFPSTVFLTPEGKVLTGATFLGVDGFRGILDTVRETWDARGESGGSIPRALRDREQPGGELTPRVEEHMIEQLLAAYDEEFGGWGSDVKFPLPRTVEFALVRAREQATRTLEAIRAHLLDTYDGGFYRYASERNWANPRRAKLLDDNAALVRAFAYGYRYTGEGAYRDAAERTAEYLTTTLWTDDAPAGGAFAASQAGDDSYYRMEATEREGADPPAVDPTVLADRNALAVDALLTYHGYVGDERSRRYAERALESVLELVDDEGAVAHYPDEGSPRGTLLDQARVLTGLTTAGQVLGERGPADAVADWTIENLGEGGPLRDGPPEDVGLLDRPLYPLDSAVEFADAALDLAALTGEDRYREAARRAVGTYAGAAERMGVEAAHYATVVARVRDPQVVRVGPDAGSDLHRAALRLADHETTVVPSVGGETATLISDGSPAGEATTPTELESLLTDV, encoded by the coding sequence ATGGACGAGGACACGAAAGTCGAGTGGCGCGAGTGGGGCCCCGACGCCTTCGCGGCCGCCGAGCGCGCCGGCAAGCCGATCTTGCTCTCGCTGGCGGTTCCGTGGTCGCCCGAATGTGCCGAGATGGACCGCACGACCTATTCGGAGCCGCGAATCGCGGCCAACATCAACGACGGATTCGTTCCGGTCCGGGTTAACGCCGACCGAAATCCCCGGGTCCGGGACCGCTACACGATGGGGGGCTTTCCCTCGACGGTGTTCCTGACCCCGGAAGGCAAGGTCCTGACTGGCGCGACCTTCCTGGGGGTCGACGGCTTCCGCGGAATCCTCGACACCGTCCGGGAGACGTGGGACGCCCGCGGGGAGTCCGGCGGGTCGATCCCGCGAGCGCTCCGGGATCGGGAGCAGCCGGGAGGCGAGCTGACTCCGAGAGTGGAAGAACACATGATCGAACAGCTGCTCGCGGCCTACGACGAGGAGTTCGGCGGCTGGGGAAGCGACGTGAAGTTTCCCCTTCCTCGGACAGTCGAATTCGCGCTCGTCCGCGCTCGTGAGCAAGCCACGCGGACGCTGGAGGCGATCCGGGCACATCTGCTGGATACCTACGACGGCGGGTTCTATCGCTACGCGAGCGAGCGCAACTGGGCCAACCCGCGCCGGGCGAAGTTACTCGACGACAATGCGGCGCTCGTTCGAGCATTCGCCTACGGCTATCGCTACACCGGCGAGGGGGCCTATCGCGACGCCGCCGAGCGCACCGCCGAGTATCTGACGACGACGCTGTGGACCGACGACGCACCCGCGGGCGGCGCGTTCGCGGCCAGCCAGGCCGGCGACGACAGCTACTACCGCATGGAAGCGACCGAGCGCGAGGGGGCCGACCCGCCCGCGGTCGATCCGACTGTCCTCGCGGATCGCAACGCCCTGGCCGTCGACGCACTGCTGACCTACCACGGCTACGTCGGGGACGAGCGATCGCGACGCTACGCCGAGCGCGCGCTCGAGTCCGTCCTCGAACTCGTCGACGACGAGGGAGCGGTCGCTCACTACCCCGACGAGGGGAGTCCGCGCGGCACGTTGCTCGACCAGGCACGCGTACTCACGGGGCTGACGACGGCCGGGCAAGTGCTGGGCGAGCGCGGGCCGGCCGACGCGGTCGCCGACTGGACTATCGAGAACCTCGGCGAGGGCGGCCCGCTCCGGGACGGCCCGCCCGAGGACGTTGGCCTGCTCGACCGACCGCTCTACCCACTGGACTCGGCTGTGGAGTTCGCCGACGCGGCGCTCGATCTGGCGGCGTTGACCGGCGAGGATCGCTACCGAGAGGCTGCGCGTCGCGCTGTCGGGACCTATGCGGGCGCGGCCGAACGGATGGGCGTCGAGGCCGCCCACTACGCGACGGTGGTCGCCCGCGTCCGCGACCCACAGGTCGTCCGCGTCGGCCCCGACGCGGGCAGCGACCTCCACCGCGCCGCGCTCCGACTGGCCGACCACGAGACGACCGTCGTGCCGAGTGTCGGTGGCGAGACGGCGACGCTCATTTCGGATGGATCGCCTGCCGGCGAGGCGACGACACCGACCGAGTTGGAATCGCTGCTCACGGACGTGTAA
- a CDS encoding TrmB family transcriptional regulator yields the protein MASLRDLGLSEYETRAYRSLLETGPTTAKELSRASDVPMGRIYDVLNSLETHNLVRSQTASRPKKYVAVEPETALDRLLDDKKRELEEKASQYEEIVDTLADDLETAEPVGETFWTAAVGPEETSDLLVERLTAADDRIVVVVSQFSQQFDLDELGDRVVEALEDALDRGVDVSLLMRPSMVEALPRSVGERYRQSLQPHENFETRTSEDVIGTFELIDDTEVCIEVPHPLRAGETFAVIDFKDPEFASTVEDEFAERWAGAKELRL from the coding sequence ATGGCGAGTCTGCGAGACCTGGGGTTGTCCGAGTACGAGACGCGGGCGTATCGATCCCTGTTAGAGACGGGGCCGACAACGGCCAAGGAGTTGTCCCGAGCCAGCGACGTCCCGATGGGGCGGATCTACGACGTGCTCAACAGTCTGGAGACGCACAACCTCGTGCGGAGTCAGACCGCGAGCCGGCCGAAGAAGTACGTCGCAGTGGAGCCGGAGACGGCGCTAGATCGATTGTTGGACGACAAGAAACGTGAACTCGAAGAGAAGGCCAGCCAGTACGAGGAGATCGTCGACACGCTGGCCGACGACCTGGAGACGGCCGAACCGGTCGGCGAGACGTTCTGGACGGCCGCGGTCGGCCCGGAAGAGACCTCGGACCTGCTCGTCGAGCGGTTGACCGCCGCCGACGATCGGATCGTCGTCGTGGTCTCGCAGTTCTCCCAGCAGTTCGACCTGGACGAACTGGGCGACCGCGTGGTCGAAGCGCTAGAAGACGCCCTCGACCGGGGTGTCGACGTCTCACTGCTCATGCGACCCAGCATGGTCGAGGCCCTGCCCCGCAGCGTCGGCGAGCGCTATCGGCAGTCACTGCAACCACACGAGAACTTCGAGACGCGCACCAGCGAGGACGTCATCGGGACCTTCGAGTTGATCGACGACACCGAGGTCTGTATCGAGGTCCCCCACCCGCTCCGCGCGGGCGAGACCTTCGCCGTCATCGACTTCAAGGACCCCGAGTTCGCCTCGACGGTCGAAGACGAGTTCGCCGAGCGGTGGGCTGGCGCGAAAGAACTGCGATTGTAG
- the mptA gene encoding GTP cyclohydrolase MptA has protein sequence MSKQLPDVQASSPDVTVGLNRVGVTGVEKLVKLGREDKRPIVLMAEFEVFVDLPSWRKGADMSRNMEVIDETLEAAVADEAYHVEEVCGEAAERLLDKHDYTSKAEVRMEAEYVTREETPESHRPTQSTADIIASATATEEGTREEIGARVTGMTVCPCSQGMSVARAKQTLEDLNVEEDVINDFLDEVPQPGHSQRGHATLTVETDGDPPVDLNELIEVARDSMSARIYNLAKRPDEDHMTYESHADAKFVEDCVRAMAEGVIETYPDLPEDAVIRMKQSNDESIHQHNAHAERLATFEDLKGEVNGDAPADD, from the coding sequence ATGAGCAAGCAGTTGCCGGACGTTCAGGCGAGCAGCCCGGACGTGACCGTGGGGTTGAACCGCGTCGGTGTCACCGGCGTCGAGAAGCTCGTCAAACTCGGTCGCGAGGACAAACGCCCCATCGTCCTGATGGCCGAGTTCGAAGTCTTCGTCGACCTGCCGTCCTGGCGCAAGGGCGCGGACATGAGCCGCAACATGGAGGTCATCGACGAGACGCTCGAAGCCGCCGTCGCCGACGAGGCCTATCACGTCGAAGAAGTCTGTGGCGAGGCCGCAGAACGCCTCCTCGACAAGCACGACTACACCAGCAAGGCCGAGGTGCGAATGGAAGCCGAGTACGTCACCCGTGAGGAGACGCCCGAGAGTCATCGACCCACCCAATCGACCGCCGACATCATCGCCTCGGCGACAGCGACCGAAGAGGGGACTCGCGAGGAGATCGGCGCTCGAGTCACGGGAATGACGGTCTGTCCCTGTAGCCAGGGGATGTCGGTCGCTCGCGCCAAGCAGACACTCGAAGACCTGAACGTCGAAGAAGACGTCATCAACGACTTCCTCGATGAAGTGCCCCAGCCGGGTCACTCCCAGCGCGGCCACGCCACGCTCACCGTCGAGACTGACGGTGATCCGCCCGTCGACCTCAACGAACTCATCGAGGTCGCCCGGGACTCGATGAGCGCCCGGATCTACAACCTCGCGAAACGACCGGACGAGGACCACATGACCTACGAGTCACACGCCGACGCGAAGTTCGTCGAGGACTGCGTCCGCGCGATGGCCGAGGGCGTCATCGAGACTTACCCTGATCTCCCCGAGGACGCCGTGATCCGAATGAAGCAATCCAACGACGAGTCGATCCACCAGCACAACGCCCACGCAGAACGGCTCGCGACGTTCGAAGATCTGAAGGGCGAGGTCAACGGCGACGCGCCCGCGGACGACTGA
- a CDS encoding HalX domain-containing protein, whose protein sequence is MSDSDVPTVLVVDDEPDVTDAYAAQLRERYAVRTAYSGREALEVIDEGIDVVLLDRRMPGESGDEVLDKFREGGVDARIAMVTAVDPDFDIIEMPFDDYLTKPVSREDLFRTVERLLTCAKYEDQFQEFYSLTSKIATLRANKSEAELENSEEFEHLHDDRERVRDQLDETIAEFDDEGFAAMFREMNPRPSALDELGE, encoded by the coding sequence ATGTCAGACAGTGACGTGCCGACGGTCCTCGTCGTCGACGACGAGCCGGACGTGACCGACGCGTACGCAGCACAGTTGCGAGAGCGCTATGCGGTGCGTACTGCCTACAGCGGACGGGAAGCCCTGGAGGTGATCGACGAGGGGATCGACGTCGTCTTGCTGGATCGTCGGATGCCGGGCGAGTCCGGCGACGAGGTCCTCGACAAGTTCCGTGAAGGCGGCGTCGATGCCCGGATCGCGATGGTGACTGCGGTCGATCCCGATTTCGACATCATCGAGATGCCGTTCGACGACTACCTGACCAAGCCCGTCTCTCGGGAGGACCTCTTTCGGACCGTCGAGCGGCTGCTCACGTGTGCGAAATACGAGGATCAATTTCAGGAGTTCTACTCGTTGACGAGCAAGATCGCGACCCTGCGGGCCAACAAGAGCGAGGCCGAGCTGGAAAACAGCGAGGAGTTCGAACACCTTCACGACGACCGCGAACGTGTCCGCGATCAACTGGACGAGACCATTGCGGAGTTCGACGACGAGGGGTTCGCGGCGATGTTCCGCGAGATGAATCCGCGGCCGTCCGCGCTGGACGAACTCGGGGAGTAA
- a CDS encoding anthranilate phosphoribosyltransferase, with protein sequence MTDTTEKWPLKRLMTEVVGSGHKSADDMSREQAREAFARILSGEPDHTTLGAFWLANRWKRNTPEELAAFVDVMREQSVETAAPEADPVDCGANYDGKDRTALLGVAAGVVAAAAGTPVVVHSGDRVPTQKHDAYKHVLDSLRVRTDLEPDESAAMVDEVGFGFYYQPNFNPGVHGLFDRRDQMGVRTFVNTIETLANPSGARVHLGSFYHLAFAKRMTETLGACETQDFDRVLFFQGLEGYDDVRPGATTVAEWTSADGLEDYTIETAQYGMDFTEEDALAVEDVAEDSAEITESVLAGERTDQFADAVALNAALRIYARGDVESLDDGLETARSVLEDGRAADVLADLQAF encoded by the coding sequence ATGACCGATACTACCGAGAAATGGCCGTTGAAGCGCCTCATGACCGAGGTCGTCGGCTCGGGACACAAGTCCGCCGACGACATGAGTCGTGAACAGGCCCGCGAGGCCTTCGCTCGAATCCTCTCGGGCGAGCCGGATCATACCACTCTGGGTGCGTTCTGGCTGGCGAACCGCTGGAAGCGAAACACCCCCGAGGAACTGGCAGCTTTCGTCGACGTCATGCGCGAGCAAAGCGTCGAGACCGCTGCACCTGAAGCCGACCCCGTCGACTGCGGCGCGAACTACGACGGCAAAGATCGAACGGCACTGCTCGGCGTCGCGGCGGGGGTCGTGGCTGCGGCAGCGGGCACGCCCGTCGTCGTCCACAGCGGCGATCGGGTCCCCACCCAGAAACACGACGCCTACAAGCACGTCCTCGATTCGTTGAGGGTTCGGACGGATCTCGAACCCGACGAGAGCGCCGCGATGGTCGACGAGGTGGGATTCGGCTTCTACTACCAGCCGAACTTCAATCCCGGCGTCCACGGACTGTTCGACCGACGCGACCAGATGGGCGTGCGCACGTTCGTCAACACGATCGAAACGCTGGCGAACCCGTCCGGGGCGCGGGTCCACCTCGGGAGTTTCTACCACCTCGCGTTCGCCAAGCGGATGACCGAGACGCTCGGGGCCTGCGAGACGCAGGACTTCGATCGTGTGCTCTTTTTCCAGGGTCTGGAGGGTTACGACGACGTCCGTCCCGGCGCGACGACTGTGGCCGAGTGGACGTCTGCGGACGGACTGGAGGACTACACCATCGAGACGGCCCAGTACGGGATGGACTTCACCGAGGAGGACGCACTGGCTGTCGAGGACGTGGCCGAGGATTCTGCCGAGATTACCGAATCCGTGCTGGCTGGCGAGCGGACGGATCAGTTCGCCGACGCCGTGGCGCTGAACGCCGCGTTGCGGATCTACGCGCGTGGTGATGTCGAGTCGCTCGACGATGGGCTGGAGACGGCTCGGAGTGTGCTTGAGGATGGGCGTGCCGCTGACGTGCTGGCGGATCTGCAGGCCTTCTGA
- a CDS encoding HAD family hydrolase, whose translation MQLVLDYGGVIVEHGDERDHADILGVDPNSDPYPGWIAYFAFRDGFVQTTDGYLDLLKTLTGASRDACREYLDRTWLDPDVPDEHADVIRDLASEHRLVLFGNMARPWIETVLEEHEILDCFDELVVSSDIQRPKPHPKGYVECLPEDDRPVAFVSDEYNEDLLMGETFGMRSIWVETEEETPYREPDTRIADLTELPAVL comes from the coding sequence ATGCAGCTCGTTCTCGATTACGGCGGCGTCATCGTCGAGCACGGCGACGAACGCGACCATGCGGACATTCTCGGCGTCGATCCCAACAGCGACCCGTACCCTGGCTGGATCGCCTACTTCGCGTTCCGTGATGGGTTCGTCCAGACTACCGACGGCTATCTCGACCTCCTGAAAACGCTCACTGGAGCCTCCCGCGACGCCTGTCGGGAGTATCTCGACCGGACGTGGCTCGATCCCGACGTTCCGGACGAACACGCCGACGTCATCCGGGACCTCGCCAGCGAGCACCGACTCGTCCTGTTCGGGAACATGGCGCGGCCGTGGATCGAGACGGTGCTCGAAGAACACGAAATCCTCGACTGCTTCGACGAGCTGGTCGTCTCCTCGGACATCCAGCGGCCAAAGCCACATCCGAAGGGCTACGTGGAGTGCCTTCCCGAGGATGACCGACCAGTCGCGTTCGTCAGCGACGAGTACAACGAGGATCTGCTGATGGGCGAGACGTTCGGAATGCGGTCGATCTGGGTCGAAACCGAGGAGGAGACGCCCTACCGCGAGCCCGATACTCGGATCGCGGACCTGACCGAGCTACCGGCCGTCCTCTGA
- a CDS encoding peptidylprolyl isomerase, producing the protein MSDLTATLHTSEGPIEVRLFDERAPRTVENFVNLAEHDPAADDEPGVETTTWEDPESGEIRGDSLYAGVEFHRVIEDFMVQVGDPLGNGKGGPGYTFDDEFHEDLRHDGPGVLSMANRGPNTNGSQFFITLAAQPHLDDKHPVFGEVIDGMDVVEKIGSTSTDMHDHPTSPITIDSVEINR; encoded by the coding sequence ATGAGTGACCTGACTGCGACACTGCACACCTCCGAAGGTCCGATCGAAGTTCGACTGTTCGACGAGCGCGCCCCGCGCACAGTGGAAAACTTCGTCAATCTGGCCGAACACGACCCGGCAGCCGACGACGAACCCGGCGTCGAGACGACCACGTGGGAAGACCCCGAGAGCGGCGAGATCCGCGGCGACTCCCTGTACGCGGGCGTGGAGTTCCACCGCGTCATCGAGGACTTCATGGTCCAGGTCGGCGACCCGCTGGGCAACGGCAAGGGCGGCCCCGGCTACACCTTCGACGACGAGTTCCACGAGGACCTGCGCCACGACGGCCCCGGCGTCCTCTCGATGGCAAACCGCGGCCCCAACACCAACGGCTCGCAGTTCTTCATCACGCTCGCGGCCCAGCCCCACCTCGACGACAAACACCCCGTCTTCGGCGAAGTGATCGACGGCATGGACGTCGTCGAGAAGATCGGATCGACCAGCACCGACATGCACGATCATCCGACGAGTCCGATCACCATCGACTCCGTCGAGATCAACCGGTAG
- a CDS encoding cupredoxin domain-containing protein: protein MQRRKFLAGTAVALSPAIAGCGGDDSGNGNGNGNGNGNGNGGGNGNGNGGMTTTDGNGMTTTDDGGMTTTDGGGTTTTEPPSELTVTLASSTFDPIEAHVAVGGTVEWVNEDGYGHDVTSAQYSDSAESWDYSESLSGGESVSRTFDSAGVYEYYCTIHGESTMCGVVLVGDVSYDGSLPCRDGGNGTNY from the coding sequence ATGCAACGACGAAAATTCCTGGCCGGAACGGCCGTCGCACTGAGTCCAGCGATCGCCGGCTGTGGCGGCGACGACAGCGGAAACGGAAATGGCAACGGCAATGGCAACGGCAACGGAAATGGTGGCGGTAATGGCAACGGCAACGGCGGAATGACCACCACGGATGGGAACGGAATGACCACTACCGACGATGGTGGAATGACCACGACCGACGGCGGTGGGACGACCACGACCGAGCCGCCGTCGGAACTGACGGTTACGCTGGCCAGCAGCACCTTCGACCCGATCGAGGCGCACGTCGCGGTCGGCGGCACCGTCGAGTGGGTCAACGAGGACGGCTACGGCCACGACGTGACCAGCGCCCAGTACTCCGACTCGGCCGAAAGCTGGGACTACAGCGAGTCACTCTCGGGTGGCGAGTCGGTCTCGCGAACCTTCGACAGCGCGGGCGTCTACGAGTACTACTGTACGATCCACGGCGAGAGCACTATGTGCGGGGTCGTGCTGGTCGGCGACGTCTCCTACGACGGGAGTCTCCCGTGCCGGGACGGCGGGAACGGGACGAACTACTGA
- a CDS encoding winged helix-turn-helix domain-containing protein: MEGILWQLLASSRGADTRVRILRAIDERPRNPNQLAEALEMDYTTITHHLRVLEENNVVTASSDDYGAVYLPTEQVRTHWETVEEIFDTVSEA, translated from the coding sequence ATGGAGGGGATCCTCTGGCAGCTGCTCGCGAGTTCCCGGGGGGCGGACACGCGCGTCCGCATTCTGCGGGCGATCGACGAGCGGCCGCGAAACCCCAATCAGCTGGCAGAGGCCCTCGAAATGGACTACACGACGATCACCCATCACCTGCGCGTGCTCGAAGAGAACAACGTCGTCACGGCCTCCTCGGACGATTACGGGGCGGTCTACCTGCCGACCGAGCAGGTGCGCACACACTGGGAGACCGTCGAGGAAATCTTCGACACCGTCTCGGAGGCGTAG
- a CDS encoding alpha/beta hydrolase — translation MAQLSWHPYDGGPDSTVAGDVRVSDSLDVPYLDLERELLAYLPPRYAESDRDYPVVYMHDGQNVFDEATSNDGEWEVDETMQRLAPDLEAIVIAIPNAGEHRTIEYSPFFDASALPEEERDRYGGVDSCGEAYAEWLVETVVPLVEDSFRVSEDRSDRGVFGSSMGGLMSLYSLFRDPDVFGFAGAMSPAAGGPWAGIFDYIESTGYVDARLYVDVGGDEFPDNPERSERFEAGAARLVALLEDIGYDEQLRYVHEPGAIHHEDAWGRRFPEAIRFLLG, via the coding sequence ATGGCACAGCTCTCGTGGCACCCGTACGACGGCGGTCCCGACAGTACTGTTGCGGGCGACGTTCGCGTCTCCGACTCCCTCGATGTCCCGTATCTCGATCTCGAACGCGAACTGCTGGCGTATCTTCCGCCGAGGTACGCCGAAAGCGACCGAGACTATCCGGTCGTCTACATGCACGACGGACAGAACGTCTTCGACGAGGCGACCAGCAACGACGGCGAGTGGGAGGTCGACGAGACGATGCAGCGACTCGCCCCGGATCTCGAAGCGATCGTGATCGCGATCCCGAACGCCGGGGAGCATCGGACCATCGAGTATTCGCCGTTCTTCGACGCCTCGGCGCTTCCCGAAGAGGAACGCGACCGCTACGGCGGGGTCGACTCGTGTGGGGAGGCATACGCCGAGTGGCTGGTCGAGACGGTCGTCCCGCTGGTCGAAGACAGCTTCCGAGTGAGCGAGGATCGGAGCGACCGCGGCGTCTTCGGTTCGTCCATGGGCGGGCTGATGAGCCTCTACTCGCTGTTTCGCGACCCCGATGTCTTCGGGTTCGCGGGCGCGATGAGCCCGGCTGCCGGCGGTCCCTGGGCGGGAATCTTCGACTACATCGAGTCGACCGGGTACGTCGACGCCAGGCTCTACGTCGACGTCGGCGGCGACGAATTCCCCGACAACCCCGAGCGATCCGAACGGTTCGAAGCCGGTGCAGCGCGCCTCGTGGCGCTCCTCGAAGACATCGGCTACGACGAGCAGTTGCGATACGTTCACGAACCCGGTGCGATCCATCACGAGGACGCGTGGGGGCGGCGCTTCCCCGAGGCGATCAGGTTCTTGCTCGGGTAG